CCTCAACCAGAGCAATCTGCGGTCTCGCTCCAGAAGGGTTTCGGCCGTGGAGCTCTTGGTGTAATCGTAAAAGCCTCTTCCGGTTTTCACCCCTAGGTGCCCAGCCTGTACCTTTTCCATCAGACTCTTGGGGATCCGGTCCTCGTTGACCAGTTGGATAGAAGGATTCCCCAGGAATTTGAGGGCCAGGTCCAGCCCAGTAAAATCATATCTTTGGACCACACCCACCACCGGGATTCTGATTCCCAAAGAGGCTTTCACCGCCTCATCTATTTGCTCAGGGGTGGCATAGCCCTCATCCAGGAGGTGAAAGATCTCCCTGGCCATGGCCCTTTGAAGACGATTAACTATGTAACCTGGAATGAACCTTTTCATAACCACGGGCCTCTGCCCCCAACTTCGCATGAGTTCAAGTAGTTCCTGCAATACCCCTGAAGCGGTACGTGGGTTTGGCACAACCTCCACCAGGGGAATAAGATGAGGGGGAGCGTAGAAGTGAGCTATGAGGAACCTTTCCAGAAGCTCCTCGGGGGCTAACGCAAAAACGTCTAGGTAAGACGTGTTGCTGGCCAGGATCGTTCTCGAGGAGAGTTTGGGGGCTATGGCCTCATAAAGCTTGCTCTTGGCATTGACATCCTCGCTTATGGCTTCCAGCACCAGTGTCGAATCTACCAGGGGTTCCTCCCAGGAGGTGCTGGTCTTGATCAGTGTCAGGATGCCCTCGGCACCCATCTCTCCCAGCTCTCCCTGGGCTTCCAACCATCGGGTTTCGGCTTCCAGAAGCTCCCTTGCCTTTATCAGAGCTTTTTGTTCCGTATCCACGAGCCAAACAGGATGCCCGGCCCGGGCCGCCAACAAAGCCAACCCGTGTCCCATGGTGCCGGCTCCCAATACCGTGACCGGCTTATCTCCCTGGTGAATCCTATTGATCCCTCCCATGGCAACCTCCTCTTGGGCACACCCCAGCGCATCTTGGGCCCTCAAAGCCCTTTCCGAGTCAGACGGCTCCCCATATAATAAAGCCAATTGTCGCACAGAAAAGGGGTCTTTCAATGTATGAGATAATGATCCAGGAGAGCTTTTCGGCTGCACACAGGCTTCGAAACTACGGTGGGCAGTGTGAGGATCTTCACGGCCACAACTGGCGGGTGGATGTGGTGGTCAGGGCAAGGGAGCTTGACTCCACAGGCCTTGCCATTGACTTCAAGGAACTCAAGAAACACACCCGCGAGATCCTCAGCAGCCTGGACCACGCTTTCCTGAATGAATTGGAGCCCTTCCAGCAATTGAACCCATCCTCGGAGAACATAGCTCGTTTCATATTCCAGGGCCTGAGGGAAAGGCTTGCGGGCACAGACCTGTCAGTGATGAGGGTGAATGTGTGGGAGTCTGATCATTCCTGTGCTTCGTATTTGGGAGAAGAGCCATGATCGATGTTCAAAACCAGCGCGATCACAGAAACATAGACATCCAAAAAGTGGGAATAAAAAACATTCGCTATCCCATTACGGTCCTGGACAAGGCCAATGGAACCCAGAACACAGTGGCCAGCATAAACATGTACGTGAACCTGCCCAGGCATTTCAAGGGCACACACATGAGCAGATTCGTGGAGGTCCTCAATGCCCACCGACACAAGATAAACCTGAAGCACTTCGGGGTGATCCTGGAAGACCTGCGCAAGGCCTTGAAGGCTCAAAGCGCCCATATGCAGATCTCCTTTCCCTACTTTCTGGAGAAGCGAGCACCTGTGTCCGGTGCACCCGGGCTCATGGAATACGCATGCGAGT
This genomic window from bacterium contains:
- a CDS encoding 3-hydroxyacyl-CoA dehydrogenase family protein produces the protein MGGINRIHQGDKPVTVLGAGTMGHGLALLAARAGHPVWLVDTEQKALIKARELLEAETRWLEAQGELGEMGAEGILTLIKTSTSWEEPLVDSTLVLEAISEDVNAKSKLYEAIAPKLSSRTILASNTSYLDVFALAPEELLERFLIAHFYAPPHLIPLVEVVPNPRTASGVLQELLELMRSWGQRPVVMKRFIPGYIVNRLQRAMAREIFHLLDEGYATPEQIDEAVKASLGIRIPVVGVVQRYDFTGLDLALKFLGNPSIQLVNEDRIPKSLMEKVQAGHLGVKTGRGFYDYTKSSTAETLLERDRRLLWLRRFLDSL
- the queD gene encoding 6-carboxytetrahydropterin synthase QueD; translated protein: MYEIMIQESFSAAHRLRNYGGQCEDLHGHNWRVDVVVRARELDSTGLAIDFKELKKHTREILSSLDHAFLNELEPFQQLNPSSENIARFIFQGLRERLAGTDLSVMRVNVWESDHSCASYLGEEP